A genomic stretch from Chitinophaga agri includes:
- a CDS encoding LacI family DNA-binding transcriptional regulator, whose product MKGISIKDIAQEAGVSPTTVSFVLNGKGKEKRISEQVSKRILKIAGKLKYKPNQLARGLRTGKTKTIGLMVEDIANIFFANVAKVVEDEADKFGYKVLFGSTEDNEEKAKGLLEVLRYRQVDGYIITPTLNLDKEIASLQKPVVLMDRYFPNIADSNYVVVDNFQGAYTAVSHLVEQGYKNIGIITTTSAQIQMQQRLDGFVDALQKHGLPAGKEVIKRLPFDLDRAGFIQEITLYLQNNKNLDALFFATNYLGICGIESIRSIGLHIGTDIGMVSFDDHDIFRLHSPSITCVAQPVEEIGRRLIHMLIAELEQTTETHNPQHVVLSLELRKRESSTPAVHHLNA is encoded by the coding sequence GTGAAAGGAATATCCATTAAAGATATTGCCCAAGAGGCAGGTGTTTCTCCTACAACAGTTTCTTTTGTATTGAATGGTAAAGGAAAGGAAAAAAGAATCAGTGAACAGGTCAGCAAGAGGATCCTGAAGATAGCCGGAAAACTGAAGTATAAGCCCAACCAGCTTGCCAGGGGATTACGCACAGGTAAGACAAAAACGATCGGATTAATGGTAGAGGATATTGCCAACATCTTTTTTGCCAACGTGGCCAAGGTCGTGGAAGACGAAGCAGATAAGTTCGGTTATAAGGTGCTTTTCGGCAGCACGGAAGACAATGAGGAGAAAGCCAAGGGTTTGCTGGAAGTACTGCGCTATCGCCAGGTAGATGGATATATTATTACGCCTACACTCAATCTTGATAAAGAAATTGCCTCGCTCCAGAAGCCGGTAGTGCTGATGGACCGTTATTTTCCCAATATCGCAGATTCCAACTATGTAGTAGTTGATAACTTCCAGGGAGCCTATACTGCTGTAAGCCATCTTGTAGAGCAGGGATATAAGAATATCGGTATCATAACCACCACCTCTGCTCAGATACAGATGCAACAGCGCCTGGACGGCTTTGTAGATGCCCTCCAAAAGCATGGTTTGCCGGCGGGTAAGGAGGTGATCAAACGACTGCCTTTTGACCTGGACCGGGCTGGATTTATCCAGGAGATCACCCTGTACCTGCAAAACAATAAGAACCTGGATGCACTGTTTTTTGCCACTAACTATCTGGGTATCTGTGGAATAGAAAGTATTCGCTCCATCGGGCTGCATATCGGCACAGATATCGGTATGGTAAGCTTTGATGATCATGATATCTTCCGCCTGCATAGCCCGTCTATTACGTGCGTGGCACAGCCGGTAGAAGAAATTGGCCGCCGACTGATACATATGCTGATTGCAGAACTGGAACAAACCACAGAGACACACAATCCACAACACGTAGTACTCTCACTTGAGCTCAGAAAAAGAGAATCTTCCACGCCAGCTGTTCATCATTTAAATGCCTGA